Proteins from one Legionella taurinensis genomic window:
- a CDS encoding YbaB/EbfC family nucleoid-associated protein produces MDINQNLGNLMKEAQKMQQRMQEAQQQLSQLVVEGEAGSGSLKVRVKMNGRHDVTEVRIGQALMEEDVEMVEDLVAAAFNNAVRKVEVASKEKISQLTAGLNIPTDFLKDKDGE; encoded by the coding sequence ATGGATATTAATCAAAATCTGGGCAATCTGATGAAAGAAGCCCAAAAAATGCAACAACGCATGCAGGAAGCCCAGCAGCAATTAAGTCAATTAGTTGTTGAAGGGGAAGCCGGCAGCGGCTCATTGAAAGTACGGGTTAAAATGAATGGCCGCCATGATGTCACCGAAGTCCGAATTGGCCAGGCGCTGATGGAAGAAGACGTTGAAATGGTAGAAGATTTAGTCGCAGCCGCATTCAACAATGCTGTCCGCAAAGTTGAAGTTGCCTCTAAAGAGAAGATAAGCCAACTCACCGCCGGGCTTAACATCCCAACTGACTTTCTGAAAGACAAAGACGGGGAATAA
- the recR gene encoding recombination mediator RecR yields MSALNRLIDALRCLPGVGPKSAQRMVYHLLRHQRQRGLHLAACLEEAMQKISHCQRCNNYTENMLCHLCTNSNRDFSQLCVVESPADVSAIEQSNAFSGGYFVLMGKISPLDGLGPDDIGLPKLVDLIAREKINEVILALSPSVEGQTTVHFIHELLRPIGVRISQLAHGIPSGGELEFLDGNTIGSALKNRAAVHV; encoded by the coding sequence ATGAGTGCGTTGAATCGTCTAATCGATGCCTTACGCTGCCTGCCGGGTGTTGGGCCAAAATCCGCGCAGCGTATGGTCTATCATCTGCTTAGGCATCAAAGGCAGCGCGGGCTGCATTTGGCCGCGTGCCTTGAAGAAGCCATGCAGAAAATTAGCCATTGCCAACGCTGCAACAATTACACCGAAAACATGCTTTGCCACTTGTGCACTAATTCCAATCGCGATTTCAGCCAGCTTTGCGTGGTTGAAAGCCCTGCCGATGTATCCGCCATTGAACAAAGCAATGCGTTTAGCGGCGGTTATTTTGTCTTGATGGGAAAAATTTCACCGCTCGATGGCTTGGGTCCGGATGACATCGGTTTACCCAAACTTGTTGATTTAATCGCGCGTGAAAAAATTAATGAGGTTATCCTGGCCTTAAGCCCTTCGGTGGAAGGACAAACCACGGTGCATTTTATTCATGAATTGCTCAGGCCCATCGGGGTGCGGATCAGTCAATTGGCGCATGGCATTCCTTCAGGCGGAGAGCTGGAATTTCTCGATGGCAATACCATAGGTAGCGCATTAAAGAATCGGGCAGCCGTGCATGTCTAG
- a CDS encoding DUF547 domain-containing protein, whose translation MSRFKAVVVCGFYFLMFCTFSTQAAFNKSLWPIWEVNNPLSTAVIDHSDWQTLLNQCVVTNDEGINLVDYAHLTPKQHERLKRYINQLSKIDIDAYNRDEQLAFWINLYNALTVSIVADYYPVSSIEDINISPGLFSIGPWGAKIITINGTPLSLDEIHNRIIRPIWNDPRTHYAINNGSIGAANLSKKAYLGKTIEQQLNNAAMEYINSLRGVQVIEGKLIVSKIYEWFSDDFGGTKLDIINHIKYYAREPLKSQLKHVNTIENYMYNWHLNSTVDPS comes from the coding sequence ATGTCTAGATTCAAGGCCGTAGTCGTCTGTGGGTTTTATTTTTTAATGTTTTGTACGTTCAGCACACAGGCAGCGTTTAACAAAAGTCTGTGGCCTATCTGGGAAGTTAATAATCCTCTCTCGACGGCCGTCATTGACCACAGCGACTGGCAAACCCTGCTGAATCAATGCGTGGTGACCAACGACGAAGGAATTAACCTGGTCGATTATGCTCACCTGACGCCTAAACAGCATGAACGGCTTAAACGCTACATTAATCAATTATCAAAAATCGATATTGATGCCTACAACCGCGACGAGCAACTGGCTTTCTGGATTAACTTATACAATGCCCTTACCGTCAGCATCGTGGCCGATTACTACCCGGTGAGCAGCATAGAAGACATTAATATATCTCCCGGCCTGTTCAGCATTGGCCCCTGGGGAGCAAAGATCATTACCATCAACGGCACTCCTCTGTCTCTGGATGAAATTCATAACCGCATTATCCGTCCCATCTGGAATGATCCGCGCACCCATTACGCCATTAACAATGGCTCCATCGGTGCTGCGAATTTAAGTAAAAAGGCTTACCTGGGCAAAACCATCGAACAGCAGCTTAATAATGCTGCAATGGAATACATCAACTCCCTGCGAGGCGTTCAAGTCATTGAAGGCAAGCTCATCGTCTCGAAAATCTACGAATGGTTCAGCGATGATTTTGGAGGCACCAAACTGGATATCATTAATCACATTAAATACTATGCCCGCGAACCTTTAAAAAGCCAGCTAAAGCATGTCAATACCATTGAGAATTACATGTACAACTGGCATCTCAACAGCACAGTCGACCCATCGTGA
- a CDS encoding sulfatase-like hydrolase/transferase yields the protein MKRKDPTAYWHYFNHFFLFNLVFLGLQFAYILSLGSSFLHAIPLPFQVYFEMALTGGLQVALHALLALLQAFWLLAILAGKRLEDNHRLLMLLYALTILWVLCLNCYFFPLSEFSRLFLPPIPLTLIRWLLLALSAFFLLLTLLGLARLIRKQPRMAAALLTTGLAFSLFIILPEHEAVAEGPASTRPNIIIIGVDSFSAERLNATETPTLFHFINQSVHFTDTISPLARTYPAWSSILTGLYPIHHQARENLTPAQLVKSSASIVWPLRQAGYYTLFATDDRRFNTLDKEFGFQEIIGPKTGINDALIGTFNDFPLSNLLVNFKLSRWLFPYNHLNRASHYTYYPATFDKALAERIEAAQTRQPIFLAVHFTLPHWPYAWAQSLPAEVGDEYSVMERGSLYHAAVRQTDEQIGRLFAQLQKGGYLKNSLVIVLSDHGEALYEEGSRKTSLEGYQGKKPSLLASYFSRKTSTELQRSAGHGSDLLSPSQYTCLLGMKITKDNRPLTPAKTISTRVALIDLAPTIAAFVGLPEKLKTDGLSLLPSLLSSSEPPANRVFMLESGMLPNQFISREKARLYGILLFRVNPENGLLELREDKLEHINAMKIYGVIQGDWLLALYPDDRFYIPVLLRLSNGQWTDSLQTPFANASPAQSLLRQLLQFYADDLSTYPETKPSLPLP from the coding sequence GTGAAGAGAAAAGACCCCACCGCGTATTGGCATTATTTCAACCATTTTTTCCTTTTTAATTTAGTCTTTTTAGGGTTGCAGTTTGCCTACATTTTAAGCTTAGGCAGCAGTTTTTTGCATGCCATCCCGTTGCCTTTCCAAGTCTATTTTGAAATGGCGCTCACAGGCGGCCTGCAAGTGGCGCTGCATGCACTGCTGGCCTTACTTCAGGCCTTCTGGTTATTGGCTATCCTGGCCGGCAAACGCCTGGAGGATAACCACCGCCTGCTCATGCTGCTCTATGCCCTGACCATTCTCTGGGTTCTTTGCCTTAATTGTTATTTCTTTCCTTTAAGTGAATTCAGCCGCCTGTTTTTACCGCCCATCCCCCTGACATTGATTCGATGGCTGCTTCTTGCCTTGTCTGCTTTTTTCCTACTGTTAACTTTGCTGGGTTTGGCGAGACTCATCCGAAAACAGCCGCGGATGGCAGCGGCCCTGTTGACAACGGGGTTAGCGTTCTCGCTTTTTATTATTCTCCCTGAACATGAAGCCGTTGCAGAAGGCCCTGCCAGCACGCGGCCGAATATCATTATCATTGGCGTTGATTCCTTCAGTGCTGAACGCCTCAATGCAACAGAAACACCAACCCTTTTCCACTTTATTAATCAAAGCGTACACTTTACTGACACCATCAGCCCCTTAGCCCGTACCTACCCCGCCTGGTCAAGTATTTTGACCGGCTTATACCCCATTCATCATCAGGCAAGGGAAAACTTAACGCCCGCCCAATTGGTTAAAAGCTCAGCCAGTATTGTCTGGCCGTTGCGGCAGGCAGGCTATTACACTCTTTTTGCCACGGATGACAGACGGTTTAATACGCTGGATAAGGAGTTTGGTTTTCAGGAAATCATAGGCCCCAAAACCGGAATTAATGACGCGCTGATTGGTACATTTAATGATTTTCCCCTGAGTAATCTGCTGGTTAATTTTAAATTAAGCCGCTGGCTTTTTCCCTATAACCACTTAAACCGTGCCAGCCATTACACCTATTATCCAGCTACTTTTGATAAAGCACTGGCAGAGCGAATTGAGGCTGCACAAACCCGGCAACCGATTTTTCTGGCCGTCCATTTCACCCTGCCGCACTGGCCCTATGCCTGGGCACAGTCTTTACCGGCCGAGGTCGGGGACGAATACAGTGTCATGGAGCGGGGTAGTCTTTATCATGCCGCCGTCCGACAGACTGACGAGCAAATCGGGCGATTATTCGCACAGCTTCAAAAAGGGGGTTACCTTAAAAACAGTCTGGTTATCGTCTTAAGTGATCATGGCGAAGCCCTGTATGAAGAAGGCAGCCGTAAAACCAGCCTCGAGGGCTACCAGGGTAAGAAGCCCAGCCTGCTGGCCAGTTATTTTTCCCGCAAGACGTCAACCGAGTTGCAACGCAGCGCCGGTCATGGTTCGGATTTACTCAGTCCCTCCCAGTACACCTGCCTGCTTGGCATGAAAATAACCAAAGATAACCGCCCCCTGACGCCGGCAAAAACCATCAGCACCCGTGTCGCCCTGATTGATTTAGCACCGACCATTGCCGCTTTTGTCGGCCTGCCTGAAAAACTAAAAACAGACGGTCTCTCCCTGTTACCAAGCCTGTTAAGTTCCAGTGAGCCTCCCGCCAATCGTGTGTTCATGCTGGAAAGCGGCATGCTTCCCAATCAATTCATTTCTCGGGAAAAAGCGAGGCTATATGGGATTCTTTTATTTCGCGTTAATCCGGAAAATGGCTTGCTGGAACTGCGCGAGGACAAGCTTGAACACATTAATGCCATGAAAATATACGGTGTTATCCAGGGCGATTGGCTATTGGCCTTATACCCGGATGACCGATTTTATATACCGGTGCTGTTGCGTTTAAGTAACGGACAATGGACGGATAGCCTGCAGACCCCTTTTGCCAACGCCTCTCCGGCTCAGTCCCTGCTGCGGCAATTGCTGCAATTTTATGCGGACGATTTGTCAACCTACCCTGAAACCAAACCTAGCCTTCCACTTCCTTAA
- a CDS encoding response regulator transcription factor — translation MPHRKYLLIIDDAPKDQRLEEYFAKFNFSLVQYSDTRQLGQESEPPEALLINWRLLKDNALTIDTLYHRYPAPILVISDNSNEEMCVKMLEAGADDFLVKPIHPRELHARISAISRRVQRFADEVEQEKEILAFANWRLYPSSRQIFDEHHQELQLSAGEYDLLLAFVRQPQQILGREFLLQITKNSDLNPFDRRIDVQISRLRQKIETDAKKPALIKTIRNGGYLFTARVLSLKEGTESK, via the coding sequence CTGCCGCATCGTAAATACCTGCTGATTATTGACGATGCTCCCAAAGACCAACGACTGGAGGAGTATTTTGCCAAATTTAACTTCAGTCTGGTTCAGTACAGCGATACCCGGCAACTGGGGCAGGAAAGCGAGCCGCCGGAAGCCTTGCTTATTAACTGGCGGCTGCTTAAGGACAATGCCTTAACAATTGATACGCTCTACCACCGTTACCCGGCGCCCATTTTAGTCATCAGCGATAATAGCAACGAGGAAATGTGTGTCAAAATGCTGGAGGCCGGGGCGGATGACTTTTTGGTAAAACCCATCCACCCGCGTGAATTGCATGCGCGCATCAGCGCCATCAGTCGCCGCGTCCAGCGCTTTGCCGATGAGGTGGAACAGGAAAAAGAAATCCTGGCTTTCGCCAACTGGCGTCTTTACCCTTCTTCCCGGCAAATATTTGATGAACATCACCAGGAACTGCAACTCAGCGCCGGCGAGTATGATTTATTGCTGGCTTTTGTCAGGCAGCCGCAGCAGATCCTCGGACGTGAATTCCTGTTGCAGATTACCAAAAACAGCGATCTGAATCCCTTTGATCGCCGCATTGACGTGCAAATCAGCCGCCTGCGTCAAAAAATCGAAACTGACGCGAAAAAACCTGCACTGATAAAAACCATCCGTAATGGCGGCTACCTGTTTACTGCGCGCGTGCTGTCGCTTAAGGAAGGGACGGAAAGTAAATAA
- a CDS encoding efflux RND transporter periplasmic adaptor subunit translates to MLKIQWHRMVRSRYYWQKAALILLLATLGIFSIRALFHSKTSAEAPANKLVEIEVVKKQTLRQTIHLLGTIHPQHSTVLVAKESGMLDALVPTGQKIRKGTLIAKIANPDREKNLQLSTAAVELAKAQYERISPLIKKGYVSAKEAEEKKQLWIDAQKELSKTKIELDNSRFYAPFDGIIGAYKKREGAEVNAGEAVVSLYDPSSLIVDVDIPCSNLSDIHEGQPVYVQGKTYALSHLQKMLDEDTHMCPADVTIQCEECLVGSTVDVDLVVAEKKDTVVIPFQALFLRNSKPFVYVVRQSRIELVAVKTGLKQQDQIEIISGLKPGQHLVIRGQERLYPGMTVDSVNPSDAKASKPS, encoded by the coding sequence GTGTTAAAAATCCAATGGCATCGCATGGTGCGTTCGCGTTATTACTGGCAAAAGGCTGCCCTGATTCTGTTGCTTGCCACCCTTGGCATTTTTTCTATCCGCGCCTTGTTTCACTCCAAAACCTCTGCCGAAGCGCCGGCCAATAAACTGGTCGAAATCGAGGTCGTAAAAAAGCAGACCCTTAGACAAACCATCCACCTATTGGGAACCATTCATCCTCAACACAGCACCGTGCTGGTCGCCAAAGAGTCCGGGATGCTGGATGCCCTGGTTCCTACCGGCCAAAAAATCAGGAAAGGCACCTTGATTGCCAAAATTGCCAATCCCGATCGCGAAAAAAACCTGCAATTGTCCACGGCGGCCGTTGAACTGGCCAAGGCACAATACGAACGCATCAGCCCCTTGATTAAAAAGGGCTACGTCAGCGCCAAAGAGGCGGAAGAAAAAAAGCAGCTCTGGATAGATGCCCAGAAAGAATTGTCCAAAACAAAGATTGAACTGGATAACTCCCGTTTTTATGCCCCTTTTGACGGCATCATTGGCGCGTATAAAAAACGTGAAGGCGCGGAGGTCAATGCCGGTGAAGCCGTTGTGAGCCTCTATGACCCTTCCTCGCTGATTGTGGATGTGGATATTCCCTGCAGTAACTTAAGCGATATCCATGAAGGACAGCCCGTTTATGTTCAGGGTAAAACCTACGCCTTAAGCCATTTGCAAAAAATGCTCGATGAAGACACCCACATGTGCCCGGCGGATGTCACCATCCAGTGCGAGGAGTGCCTGGTGGGCTCAACTGTTGACGTTGATTTGGTGGTCGCTGAAAAAAAAGACACCGTGGTTATCCCCTTTCAAGCGCTCTTTTTGAGAAACAGCAAACCCTTTGTGTATGTGGTCAGACAAAGCCGTATTGAGCTTGTTGCGGTAAAGACCGGACTTAAGCAGCAGGATCAGATTGAAATTATCAGCGGCTTAAAACCCGGACAACACTTGGTTATCCGAGGTCAGGAACGCCTTTACCCGGGCATGACTGTCGATAGTGTTAACCCTTCTGATGCCAAGGCCAGTAAGCCATCATGA
- the lpeB gene encoding multidrug efflux RND transporter permease subunit LpeB — MKLTSYFIKHPVIAIVLNSMIAVLGLLCLYTLSVREYPDISFPTITVYASYPNASPDLVETSVTNILEDRLAGIEGLETITSQSSAGSSQITLVFRPNTSMDRALSATQDAVGMAKALLPAQVKSPSVERQRKSNGLPFIGVSLESSVRDFGELTHYANLNLKNVFRSVQGVATVDVWGQPYTYTISLKPEKLFAFGVNTDEVVNALDKSRISLPAGNYRNKIPSTLNSTLNTRDDYENLLIKANPKHPVFLGSLADVALETDNSQMRVRVNGHAGLVLSINRASDANPIEVSKEVRKVLHGIQQSLPADLQVKVIIDQSDFINASLKNIRSAIGEAIFLVLIIVFLFLRNLRATIIPLITIPVSLLGSLLFLKLFGFSINLMTLLAMVLAIGLVVDDAIIVLENIWRHIEEGLSPFDAAIRGAKEIGFAIVAMTFTLASVYLPIAFIQGMLGQLFIEFAVALAGSVFISGLVALTLSPLMCARFLSKDAKNWWPQFDVFLEKLAERYGHALDFILHRQKLTFAAALLSILACVGFYQLIPHETAPKEDRSLIGIYTPPVAGEDLATLDNKIAKLETKINALPESTNRLTFIGDWGGSIVLPLKPHAQRHRTASQLVDELRPAFNHYPSIDPHVWSWDTGLPGIDDAGSGTELALVISTPESYRQLFDETEKLKSALDKTHLFDDVSYELRLDTMGYTIDLDYNQLAKLGLSASQVAKTIEVFFSGDKSQTFEKDGVTYNVTIKGSHAPWTLNELYLTTSEGKRVSLGAITTMQPKAQPATLDHYQQMRSTTLHVQLKKGDAMARAAKTLWTQAKENLPSHYKLTWTGAAKALQESSHVMLFLLLLSLAFIYAILSTQFENFIDPFIILFTVPLACSGALLFTWLFGQSLNIYTQVGLITLIGLISKHGILIVEFANKLHQNGAPLLDAIQRAAVLRLRPVLMTTGAMVFGAIPLVLSHDAGAESRHAIGTVLIGGLCVGTFFTLFILPAVYIIIKSKRLPVKTQ; from the coding sequence ATGAAACTGACCAGTTATTTTATTAAACATCCCGTCATCGCCATCGTCTTAAACAGCATGATTGCTGTTTTGGGTCTTCTTTGTCTTTATACCCTTTCTGTGCGTGAGTACCCCGATATCAGTTTTCCCACCATCACGGTGTACGCAAGCTACCCCAATGCCAGTCCCGATCTCGTCGAAACCTCAGTGACCAACATCCTTGAGGATCGCTTGGCCGGGATTGAGGGTCTGGAGACCATTACCTCCCAATCCAGCGCCGGCAGTTCACAAATCACGCTGGTGTTTCGGCCAAATACTTCCATGGACAGGGCTTTAAGCGCCACCCAGGATGCCGTGGGCATGGCCAAAGCCCTGTTACCGGCTCAAGTCAAATCGCCGTCGGTAGAACGCCAACGTAAATCCAATGGGCTGCCATTCATTGGCGTGTCATTGGAATCGTCTGTCCGTGATTTCGGGGAATTAACCCATTACGCCAACCTTAATTTGAAAAATGTGTTCCGCAGCGTTCAGGGCGTGGCGACCGTGGATGTCTGGGGACAGCCCTACACGTACACGATTAGCCTTAAGCCAGAAAAATTATTTGCCTTTGGAGTGAACACCGATGAAGTCGTTAATGCGCTTGATAAAAGCCGCATTTCCCTGCCTGCCGGGAATTACCGCAATAAAATTCCAAGCACCTTAAATTCGACTCTCAATACCCGGGACGATTATGAGAACCTCCTGATCAAAGCCAACCCCAAACACCCGGTTTTTTTAGGATCCTTGGCCGATGTGGCTCTGGAAACCGATAACAGCCAAATGCGGGTTCGGGTTAACGGCCATGCTGGGCTGGTGTTATCCATTAATCGCGCCAGTGATGCCAACCCAATCGAAGTATCCAAAGAGGTCCGTAAAGTCCTTCACGGCATCCAACAGAGCCTGCCCGCGGATTTGCAGGTCAAAGTCATTATTGATCAGTCCGATTTTATTAATGCCTCCCTGAAAAATATTCGCTCCGCCATTGGCGAGGCCATTTTTCTGGTGCTGATTATTGTCTTTTTATTTTTACGTAACCTGCGGGCCACGATCATTCCTTTGATTACTATCCCTGTTTCCCTGCTGGGCTCCCTGCTCTTTCTCAAACTCTTTGGCTTTTCCATTAACTTAATGACCCTGTTGGCCATGGTGCTGGCTATAGGGCTCGTCGTCGACGATGCAATCATTGTCCTTGAAAACATCTGGCGACATATTGAGGAAGGCTTATCGCCTTTCGATGCAGCCATCCGGGGCGCTAAAGAAATTGGTTTCGCCATTGTTGCCATGACCTTTACCTTAGCCAGCGTTTATCTTCCCATTGCGTTTATTCAGGGCATGCTTGGGCAATTGTTTATTGAATTTGCAGTGGCCTTAGCCGGCAGCGTTTTTATTTCAGGCCTTGTGGCTTTAACGTTGTCACCTTTGATGTGCGCGCGTTTCTTAAGTAAAGACGCCAAAAACTGGTGGCCGCAGTTTGATGTCTTCCTTGAAAAATTAGCTGAGCGTTATGGCCATGCACTTGACTTTATCCTGCATCGGCAGAAGCTCACCTTTGCCGCCGCCTTACTCTCGATTCTCGCCTGTGTGGGTTTTTATCAGTTAATACCCCATGAAACGGCACCCAAGGAAGATCGCAGCCTGATTGGCATCTATACCCCTCCTGTTGCAGGTGAAGATCTGGCCACCCTGGATAACAAGATTGCTAAACTGGAAACCAAAATCAACGCACTTCCGGAATCCACCAATCGCCTGACCTTTATTGGTGATTGGGGAGGAAGCATTGTATTGCCTTTAAAACCTCACGCGCAAAGGCATCGTACGGCCAGCCAGCTGGTAGACGAGTTACGGCCTGCCTTTAATCACTATCCTTCAATTGATCCGCACGTGTGGAGCTGGGATACCGGCTTACCGGGTATTGATGATGCGGGAAGCGGGACGGAACTGGCTTTGGTCATTTCCACCCCTGAAAGCTACAGGCAACTGTTTGATGAAACCGAGAAATTAAAATCGGCGCTCGATAAAACACACTTGTTTGATGATGTCAGTTATGAACTTCGCCTGGATACCATGGGCTACACCATTGATCTGGATTACAACCAGTTGGCCAAGCTGGGTTTAAGCGCCAGCCAGGTGGCAAAAACCATTGAAGTCTTTTTCAGCGGCGATAAATCACAGACCTTTGAGAAAGATGGCGTTACGTATAATGTCACCATCAAAGGCAGTCACGCCCCCTGGACACTCAATGAACTCTACCTCACTACCAGTGAAGGCAAGCGGGTGTCTCTTGGGGCAATCACCACCATGCAACCCAAGGCACAGCCGGCAACGCTTGATCACTACCAACAAATGCGCTCGACCACACTGCATGTGCAATTAAAAAAAGGCGATGCCATGGCCCGCGCTGCAAAAACGCTCTGGACTCAGGCCAAAGAAAACCTGCCGTCTCACTATAAATTAACCTGGACCGGAGCGGCCAAAGCCTTGCAGGAATCATCCCATGTCATGCTCTTCCTGCTGCTTTTATCGCTCGCTTTCATTTATGCCATCCTGTCGACACAATTTGAGAATTTCATTGATCCCTTCATTATTCTGTTCACTGTACCGCTTGCCTGCTCAGGCGCCCTGCTGTTTACCTGGCTATTCGGTCAATCGTTAAATATTTATACGCAGGTTGGCTTAATTACCTTGATTGGTTTGATCAGTAAACACGGTATCCTGATTGTCGAATTCGCCAATAAGTTACATCAAAACGGCGCGCCCCTGCTCGATGCCATCCAACGGGCGGCTGTGCTGCGTTTAAGGCCGGTACTGATGACCACTGGCGCCATGGTGTTTGGTGCAATTCCGCTGGTTCTGTCGCATGATGCCGGCGCCGAATCGCGTCATGCCATTGGCACCGTACTGATAGGCGGGCTTTGTGTCGGGACTTTCTTTACCCTGTTTATTCTGCCCGCCGTGTATATCATTATTAAAAGTAAACGCCTGCCGGTGAAAACACAGTAA
- a CDS encoding HlyC/CorC family transporter: MGQLSLTTLFMLLLLLVILSAFFSGSEIGIMSLNRYRLRHMVKKKHKQAIRVNNLLARPDRLLSIILIGNTVANIIASMLATLVGQRLYGDAGVAIATAILTLVILVFSELAPKTLAALHPQAVAFRSALPLMILQTLLAPFVKTVTWITNTLLRCFGVSIDKAQKELLSSEELRSVVHEAGGLMPTEHRSMLISLLDLEQATVEDIMVPKSDIVGIDVNQSWHELLDQLETAQHTRLPLYRDTIDHLIGVVHVRDLFNLMVEERLDKESLIKAADEPYFIPEATPLNAQILNFQKMKKRSCFVVDEYGDLQGLVTMEDILEEVVGEFTTDIAALSKDIIEQDDGSVIVDASITLRHLKRLLGWQLPALGPRTLSGVIIEHLGYIPPPECCLQIDHYQIEVLKVGDNTIKTVRMIKIPNPA, translated from the coding sequence ATGGGGCAGTTATCACTGACGACATTGTTCATGCTGCTATTGCTGTTAGTCATTCTGTCAGCCTTTTTTTCCGGTTCAGAGATTGGCATTATGTCATTGAACCGCTATCGCCTGCGCCACATGGTGAAGAAAAAGCATAAGCAAGCTATCCGGGTTAACAACCTGTTAGCTCGTCCCGACCGCCTCCTCAGCATCATTTTAATCGGCAATACGGTAGCCAATATTATTGCCTCCATGCTGGCCACTTTAGTCGGTCAACGCCTTTATGGTGATGCCGGGGTGGCAATTGCAACCGCTATTCTGACGCTGGTTATTCTAGTTTTTTCCGAATTGGCACCCAAAACCCTGGCGGCATTGCATCCCCAGGCCGTCGCTTTCAGAAGCGCCCTGCCTCTGATGATACTGCAGACCCTGCTTGCGCCTTTCGTGAAAACCGTTACCTGGATAACCAATACCCTGCTGCGCTGTTTTGGTGTTTCCATCGATAAAGCCCAAAAGGAGTTATTGTCCAGTGAAGAACTGCGTTCGGTGGTGCATGAAGCCGGGGGATTAATGCCAACGGAACATAGAAGCATGCTGATTAGTCTGCTGGATTTGGAGCAGGCGACGGTGGAAGACATCATGGTGCCGAAAAGCGACATTGTGGGCATTGATGTAAATCAATCCTGGCATGAGTTGCTTGACCAGTTGGAAACGGCGCAACACACCCGATTGCCTCTCTATCGCGATACCATTGATCATTTAATTGGCGTAGTTCACGTACGCGATTTATTTAACCTGATGGTTGAAGAGCGTCTCGATAAGGAGAGCCTCATCAAGGCCGCTGATGAGCCTTATTTTATTCCTGAGGCCACGCCGCTCAATGCCCAGATTTTAAATTTTCAGAAAATGAAAAAACGCAGTTGTTTTGTGGTGGATGAATACGGTGATCTGCAGGGTTTAGTCACCATGGAAGACATCCTCGAGGAAGTGGTCGGTGAGTTTACTACGGACATTGCGGCCTTAAGCAAGGATATCATTGAACAGGACGACGGCTCGGTGATCGTTGATGCGAGCATTACATTGAGGCATCTGAAACGCCTGCTGGGCTGGCAATTGCCGGCTTTGGGACCCCGCACCTTAAGCGGGGTCATTATCGAGCATCTGGGGTATATTCCGCCGCCGGAATGCTGTTTGCAGATTGATCACTACCAGATTGAAGTCTTGAAAGTGGGCGATAACACCATCAAGACGGTGCGGATGATCAAAATCCCCAACCCTGCTTAA